From the Streptomyces nigrescens genome, one window contains:
- a CDS encoding S-adenosylmethionine:tRNA ribosyltransferase-isomerase yields the protein MADLLQVPDELSARVPAEQRGPGLGRDAVRLLVSRGAAEVGHHAFGDLPDLLAAGDVLVVNTSRTLPAAVDGRVGDGRGRGEPVVVHFSTRADRWHPAGRAVAGRWAVELRSPDGHGSTRPRAGGPAGTVVRLPGGGRLVLEGPVDPGSVRLWWARVTGARVAELMRRHGRPIRYGYTDRDQPLAAYQTVFAVDAPGGGSAEMPSAARPFTPELVARLVSKGVQFAPVALHTGVASAEAFEPPYPERFVVPPVTAWLVNAARARRRAAARRQRAAGSAPSGRIVAVGTTAVRALESAAGTDGRVRAAAGWTDLVVTPERGVRAVDGLLTGLHEPTASHLLMLEAVASVTADGEALRRAYAAAVRGRYLWHEFGDLHLVLPD from the coding sequence ATCGCGGACCTGCTGCAGGTCCCGGACGAGCTCTCGGCCCGGGTTCCGGCCGAGCAGCGGGGGCCCGGTCTGGGCCGGGACGCCGTCCGGCTGCTGGTGAGCCGGGGCGCGGCCGAGGTCGGCCACCACGCCTTCGGGGACCTGCCGGACCTCCTGGCGGCCGGGGACGTCCTGGTGGTGAACACCTCGCGGACACTGCCGGCGGCGGTGGACGGCCGGGTCGGCGACGGCCGGGGGCGCGGTGAGCCGGTGGTGGTGCACTTCTCGACCCGGGCGGACCGGTGGCATCCGGCGGGCCGGGCCGTGGCCGGACGCTGGGCGGTGGAGCTGCGCAGTCCGGACGGGCACGGCAGCACCCGGCCGCGGGCGGGCGGCCCGGCGGGCACCGTGGTGCGGCTGCCCGGCGGGGGACGGCTGGTCCTGGAGGGCCCGGTGGATCCCGGGAGCGTACGGCTGTGGTGGGCGCGGGTGACGGGCGCGCGGGTGGCGGAGCTGATGCGGCGCCACGGGCGGCCGATCCGCTACGGCTACACGGACCGGGACCAGCCGCTGGCCGCGTACCAGACGGTGTTCGCGGTGGACGCGCCCGGCGGCGGCAGCGCGGAGATGCCGAGTGCCGCCCGGCCCTTCACTCCGGAACTGGTGGCGCGGCTGGTGAGCAAGGGGGTGCAGTTCGCGCCGGTCGCGCTGCACACGGGGGTCGCCTCGGCGGAGGCGTTCGAGCCGCCGTACCCGGAGCGGTTCGTGGTGCCGCCGGTCACGGCGTGGCTGGTGAACGCCGCACGAGCCCGGCGCAGGGCGGCGGCGCGGCGGCAGCGTGCGGCGGGGAGCGCCCCGTCCGGGCGGATCGTGGCGGTGGGGACCACGGCCGTACGGGCCCTGGAGTCGGCTGCCGGTACGGACGGGCGGGTGCGGGCCGCGGCCGGCTGGACAGATCTGGTGGTGACGCCGGAGCGCGGGGTGCGGGCGGTGGACGGCCTGCTCACCGGGCTGCACGAGCCCACCGCGTCCCATCTGCTGATGCTGGAGGCGGTGGCGTCGGTGACGGCGGACGGGGAGGCGCTGCGGCGCGCCTACGCGGCGGCGGTGCGGGGGCGCTATCTGTGGCACGAATTCGGCGATCTGCATCTGGTGCTGCCGGACTGA
- a CDS encoding SDR family NAD(P)-dependent oxidoreductase, with protein sequence MPVAIITGASKGLGRALAAALAGRGWDLVVDARSAGPLKEAARELRAAGQGAGRGAARVVALPGDVADAGHRAALVAAAGELGGLDLLVNNASALGAEPLVRLADHPLDGLRTALEVNVVAPLGLIQQALPLLLMSSYLPSYEEFAAPAERTFHDSGDDNGEAYDSHPYTENARNAGLSVSPPYMGTGGAILNISSDAAVEAYPTWGGYGAAKAALDQQSAVLAAEEPGLRVWWVDPGDMRTDLYAAAVPDDDASGRPLPGTVVPALLRLLDGAAPSGRYTAASAAAATGEVSVR encoded by the coding sequence ATGCCGGTGGCGATCATCACTGGGGCATCGAAGGGGCTGGGCCGGGCGCTGGCGGCGGCGCTGGCGGGGCGTGGCTGGGATCTGGTGGTGGACGCCAGGTCGGCGGGGCCGCTGAAGGAGGCCGCGCGGGAGCTGCGCGCAGCGGGGCAGGGAGCGGGGCGCGGGGCGGCACGGGTGGTGGCGCTGCCCGGCGACGTGGCGGATGCCGGCCACCGGGCGGCGCTGGTGGCGGCGGCCGGTGAGCTGGGCGGGCTCGATCTGCTGGTGAACAACGCGAGCGCGCTGGGGGCCGAGCCGCTGGTGCGGCTGGCGGACCATCCGCTGGACGGGCTGCGGACGGCGCTGGAGGTGAATGTGGTGGCGCCACTGGGACTTATTCAGCAGGCTTTGCCGCTTTTGCTCATGTCCTCCTATTTGCCGTCGTATGAGGAATTTGCCGCACCCGCGGAGCGCACTTTTCACGACAGCGGTGACGACAATGGCGAGGCATACGATTCGCACCCCTACACCGAGAATGCCCGAAATGCCGGATTGTCCGTTTCGCCCCCTTATATGGGGACAGGTGGGGCGATTCTCAACATCAGCTCGGACGCGGCCGTGGAGGCCTATCCGACCTGGGGCGGCTACGGAGCGGCAAAGGCCGCACTGGACCAGCAGTCAGCGGTGCTCGCGGCCGAGGAACCGGGACTGCGGGTGTGGTGGGTGGACCCGGGCGATATGCGGACCGATCTGTACGCGGCCGCCGTCCCGGACGACGACGCCTCGGGGCGCCCGCTACCGGGGACCGTGGTCCCGGCACTGCTGCGGCTGCTGGACGGTGCCGCCCCCAGCGGGCGGTACACGGCTGCGTCCGCGGCGGCCGCAACCGGCGAGGTGAGCGTCCGGTGA
- a CDS encoding GAF domain-containing sensor histidine kinase, with product MTNGPGAGIPAVSTAILAMSRHLEVRDVLKTIVASARELLDAEYAALGVPDDHGGFAQFVVDGVSAEQWKAIGPLPRQHGILAAMLHNATPERLADVREDPRFGGWPAAHPDMSDFLGLPVADGDEILGALFLANKRCPKPAGGCGFTEEDERLLGILAQHAAIALTNARLYERSRELTIAGERARLAHELHDAVAQKLFSLRLTAQAATALVDRDPARAKDELHQVAALAAEAADELRAAVIELRPAALDEDGLVATLRSQAQVLDRAHSARVTFAAHSVRALPAAQEEAVLRVAQEALHNALRHSGAKTVEVTLTRNGQGALLRIADDGCGFDPRAVRRAGRHLGLVSMHDRAGGVGGKLTVESEPGKGTAVEMEVPGG from the coding sequence ATGACCAACGGACCGGGAGCGGGGATCCCCGCGGTGAGCACCGCGATCCTGGCGATGAGCAGGCACCTGGAGGTGCGCGACGTCCTCAAGACGATCGTGGCCTCGGCCCGCGAGCTGCTGGACGCCGAGTACGCCGCCCTGGGAGTGCCCGACGATCACGGCGGCTTCGCCCAGTTCGTGGTGGACGGCGTCAGCGCCGAGCAGTGGAAGGCCATCGGCCCGCTGCCCCGCCAGCACGGCATCCTCGCCGCGATGCTGCACAACGCCACCCCCGAGCGGCTCGCCGATGTCCGCGAGGACCCGCGCTTCGGCGGCTGGCCCGCGGCCCACCCGGACATGTCCGACTTCCTCGGCCTGCCGGTCGCCGACGGCGACGAGATCCTCGGCGCCCTCTTCCTGGCCAACAAGCGCTGTCCCAAGCCGGCCGGCGGCTGCGGCTTCACCGAGGAGGACGAGCGGCTGCTCGGGATACTCGCCCAGCACGCTGCCATCGCCCTGACCAACGCCCGCCTCTACGAACGCAGCCGCGAGCTGACCATCGCCGGGGAGCGCGCCCGGCTCGCCCACGAGCTGCACGACGCGGTCGCCCAGAAGCTCTTCTCGCTCCGCCTCACCGCCCAGGCCGCCACCGCCCTGGTCGACCGTGACCCGGCCCGCGCCAAGGACGAGCTGCACCAGGTCGCCGCACTGGCCGCGGAGGCCGCCGACGAACTGCGCGCCGCCGTCATCGAACTGCGCCCCGCGGCCCTGGACGAGGACGGCCTGGTCGCCACCCTGCGCTCACAGGCCCAGGTCCTGGACCGCGCCCACTCCGCACGGGTCACCTTCGCCGCCCACAGCGTCCGGGCGCTGCCCGCCGCCCAGGAGGAGGCCGTGCTCCGGGTCGCCCAGGAGGCGCTGCACAATGCTCTGCGGCACTCCGGTGCCAAGACCGTCGAGGTGACCCTGACCCGCAACGGCCAGGGCGCACTGCTGCGGATCGCCGACGACGGCTGCGGTTTCGACCCCCGCGCGGTCCGCCGGGCCGGCCGTCATCTCGGCCTGGTCTCGATGCACGACCGCGCCGGCGGCGTCGGCGGAAAGCTCACCGTGGAGTCGGAGCCCGGCAAGGGCACCGCTGTCGAGATGGAGGTGCCCGGTGGCTGA
- a CDS encoding response regulator — protein MRVLLVDDHQVVRRGLRTFLEVQEDIEVVGEASDGAEGIAAAEELRPDVVLMDVKMPGMDGIEALRKLRELDNPARVLVVTSFTEQRTVVPALRAGAAGYVYKDIDPEALAGAIRSVHAGHVLLQPEVAGALLAQEENNGGQGRGTSLTDREREVLGLIADGRSNREIARALVLSEKTVKTHVSNILMKLDLADRTQAALWAVRHGIGA, from the coding sequence ATCCGCGTACTGCTCGTCGACGATCACCAGGTCGTGCGCCGCGGACTGCGGACGTTCCTGGAGGTCCAGGAGGACATCGAGGTGGTGGGCGAGGCCTCCGACGGGGCCGAGGGCATCGCCGCCGCCGAGGAACTGCGCCCGGACGTCGTCCTGATGGACGTCAAGATGCCCGGCATGGACGGCATCGAGGCGCTCCGCAAGCTGCGCGAACTGGACAACCCCGCCCGGGTGCTGGTCGTGACCAGCTTCACCGAACAGCGCACCGTCGTCCCGGCGCTGCGCGCGGGCGCGGCCGGCTATGTCTACAAGGACATCGATCCGGAGGCGCTGGCCGGCGCCATCCGCTCCGTCCACGCGGGCCATGTCCTGCTGCAGCCGGAGGTGGCCGGCGCGCTGCTTGCCCAGGAGGAGAACAACGGCGGCCAGGGGCGCGGTACGTCACTGACCGACCGGGAGCGCGAGGTCCTCGGCCTGATCGCGGACGGCCGCTCCAACCGCGAGATCGCCCGCGCGCTGGTGCTGTCCGAGAAGACCGTCAAGACCCATGTCTCCAACATCCTCATGAAGCTCGACCTCGCCGACCGCACACAGGCCGCACTGTGGGCCGTACGGCACGGCATCGGGGCCTGA
- a CDS encoding chaplin: protein MKNIKRAMAVTVAASGLALAGAGIASAHTPQAQGASVDSPGIVSGNNVQVPVHVPVNACGTTATVIGALNPTFGAPCLNP from the coding sequence GTGAAGAACATCAAGCGCGCAATGGCCGTCACGGTGGCGGCGAGCGGTCTCGCCCTGGCGGGCGCCGGCATCGCCTCGGCGCACACCCCGCAGGCGCAGGGCGCCTCGGTGGACTCCCCGGGCATCGTCTCCGGCAACAACGTCCAGGTCCCGGTGCACGTCCCGGTGAACGCCTGCGGCACCACCGCCACCGTCATCGGTGCGCTCAACCCCACCTTCGGTGCCCCCTGCCTCAACCCCTGA
- a CDS encoding chaplin has translation MNTAKKAALVVAATGLALGAAAGSAFATSGAQADGKATNAPGIGSGNLAQVPVHVPVNATGNSANVIGALNPTFDNTSSNG, from the coding sequence ATGAACACCGCCAAGAAGGCCGCTCTCGTCGTCGCCGCCACCGGTCTCGCCCTTGGTGCGGCCGCCGGCTCGGCCTTCGCCACCTCTGGCGCGCAGGCTGACGGCAAGGCCACGAATGCCCCCGGCATCGGCTCGGGCAACCTGGCGCAGGTGCCCGTGCACGTCCCCGTGAACGCCACCGGCAACAGCGCCAACGTCATCGGTGCGCTGAACCCCACCTTCGACAACACCAGCTCGAACGGCTGA
- a CDS encoding ABC transporter ATP-binding protein codes for MGDNALMSDVLELVDVSVVREGRALVDQVSWSVKEGERWVILGPNGAGKTTLLNLASSYLFPSSGSASILGEQLGKVDVFDLRPRIGVAGIALADKLPRSQTVLQTVLTAAYGMTASWQENYDEIDEQRARAFLDRLGMTAYLDRKFGTLSEGERKRTLIARAMMTDPELLLLDEPAAGLDLGGREDLVRRLGRLARDPYAPSMIMVTHHVEEIAPGFTHVLMIRQGKVLAAGPLDLELTSSNLSHCFGLPLIVERNGNDRWTAQGLPLT; via the coding sequence ATGGGAGACAACGCGCTCATGAGCGATGTGCTGGAGCTGGTGGACGTATCCGTGGTCCGCGAAGGACGGGCTCTGGTGGACCAGGTCTCCTGGTCGGTGAAGGAGGGGGAGCGCTGGGTGATCCTCGGCCCCAACGGCGCGGGCAAGACCACCCTGCTGAATCTCGCCTCCAGCTACCTCTTCCCGAGCTCCGGCAGCGCCTCGATCCTCGGTGAGCAGCTCGGCAAGGTCGACGTCTTCGATCTGCGCCCGCGCATCGGCGTCGCCGGCATCGCACTCGCCGACAAGCTGCCGCGCAGCCAGACCGTGCTGCAGACCGTCCTCACCGCCGCGTACGGCATGACGGCCAGCTGGCAGGAGAACTACGACGAGATCGACGAGCAGCGCGCCCGTGCCTTCCTCGACCGCCTCGGCATGACCGCCTACCTCGACCGGAAGTTCGGCACCCTCTCCGAGGGTGAGCGCAAGCGCACCCTGATCGCCCGCGCGATGATGACCGACCCCGAGCTGCTCCTGCTGGACGAGCCGGCCGCCGGTCTCGACCTCGGCGGCCGCGAGGACCTGGTGCGCCGCCTCGGCCGCCTCGCCCGCGACCCGTACGCCCCCTCCATGATTATGGTCACCCACCATGTCGAGGAGATCGCCCCCGGTTTCACCCACGTCCTGATGATCCGTCAGGGCAAGGTGCTGGCCGCCGGCCCGCTCGACCTCGAGCTGACCTCCAGCAACCTCTCCCACTGCTTCGGTCTCCCGCTGATCGTCGAGCGCAACGGCAACGACCGCTGGACCGCGCAGGGTCTGCCCCTGACCTGA
- a CDS encoding NfeD family protein, with protein sequence MWWLIAAVGLGIPLVVTAMPEFGMLAVGAVAGAVTAGVGGGTVLQFIVFAAVSVALIAVVRPIANRHRGQSPQLASGVDALKGRSATVLERVDGGGGGRIKLAGEVWSARALDGSQVYEPGQQVDVVEIEGATAVVI encoded by the coding sequence GTGTGGTGGCTGATCGCCGCCGTAGGACTGGGCATTCCGCTCGTCGTGACCGCGATGCCCGAATTCGGGATGCTCGCGGTCGGCGCCGTCGCCGGTGCCGTCACCGCAGGCGTCGGTGGCGGCACCGTCCTGCAATTCATCGTGTTCGCCGCCGTATCGGTCGCGCTGATCGCGGTCGTACGCCCCATCGCCAACCGCCATCGCGGCCAGAGCCCCCAACTCGCGTCCGGAGTCGATGCGCTGAAGGGCCGGAGCGCCACGGTCCTGGAGCGGGTCGACGGCGGGGGCGGCGGCCGCATCAAACTCGCCGGCGAGGTCTGGTCCGCCCGTGCCCTCGACGGCAGCCAGGTCTATGAGCCGGGCCAGCAGGTCGACGTCGTCGAGATCGAAGGCGCCACCGCTGTCGTCATCTGA
- a CDS encoding SPFH domain-containing protein, with protein MEPIIIVLIILVVLVFIALIKTIQVIPQASAAIVERFGRYTRTLNAGLNIVVPFIDSIRNRIDLREQVVPFPPQPVITQDNLVVNIDTVIYYQVTDARAATYEVASYIQAIEQLTVTTLRNIIGGMDLERTLTSREEINAALRGVLDEATGKWGIRVNRVELKAIEPPTSIQDSMEKQMRADRDKRAAILQAEGVRQSQILTAEGEKQSSILRAEGEAKAAALRAEGEAQAIRVVFESIHAGDPDQKLLSYQYLQMLPKIAEGDANKLWIVPSEIGDALKGLGGAIGNFNPTGGGSIPKPSSPNREAPPID; from the coding sequence GTGGAACCGATCATCATCGTCCTGATCATCCTGGTGGTGCTCGTGTTCATCGCACTCATCAAAACGATCCAGGTCATCCCACAGGCCAGCGCCGCCATCGTCGAACGCTTCGGCCGCTACACCCGCACACTCAACGCCGGCCTGAACATCGTCGTCCCGTTCATCGACTCCATCCGCAACCGCATCGACCTCCGCGAGCAGGTCGTGCCGTTCCCGCCGCAGCCGGTGATCACCCAGGACAACCTGGTCGTGAACATCGACACCGTCATCTACTACCAGGTGACCGACGCCCGCGCCGCGACCTACGAGGTCGCCAGTTACATCCAGGCCATCGAGCAGCTCACCGTCACCACGCTCCGGAACATCATCGGCGGCATGGACCTCGAACGGACCCTGACCTCCCGCGAGGAGATCAACGCAGCGCTGCGCGGCGTCCTCGACGAGGCCACCGGCAAGTGGGGCATCCGCGTCAACCGCGTCGAGCTGAAGGCCATCGAGCCGCCGACCTCCATCCAGGACTCGATGGAGAAGCAGATGCGCGCCGACCGTGACAAGCGCGCCGCCATCCTCCAGGCCGAAGGTGTCCGGCAGTCCCAGATCCTCACCGCCGAAGGTGAGAAGCAGTCCTCGATCCTGCGCGCCGAGGGTGAGGCCAAGGCCGCGGCCCTGCGCGCCGAGGGCGAGGCCCAGGCGATCCGGGTGGTCTTCGAGTCGATCCACGCCGGAGACCCGGACCAGAAGCTGCTCTCCTACCAGTACCTCCAGATGCTCCCGAAGATCGCCGAAGGCGACGCCAACAAGCTCTGGATCGTGCCGAGCGAGATCGGCGACGCCCTCAAGGGCCTCGGCGGCGCCATCGGCAACTTCAACCCGACGGGCGGCGGCTCCATCCCCAAGCCCAGCTCGCCGAACCGCGAAGCGCCCCCCATCGACTGA
- a CDS encoding sulfite exporter TauE/SafE family protein → MALSIGEAVAVFAAGIGAGTINTIVGSGTLITFPVLLAFGLPPVTANVSNTLGLVPGSLSGAIGYRRELAGQRRRLLRFAAFALIGGLGGAILLLALPSKAFDTIVPALIAVALVLVVAQPKLAARVRARRERNGTTAHPDGGPALLLGLMLASVYGGYFGAAQGVIYVSLMGVLLNEDLQRINALKNVLAAVVNGVAAVFFLFVAEFDWTAVALIAVGSTLGGQLGAKVGRRLPPTALRAVIVLVGLLAIVQLLLK, encoded by the coding sequence ATGGCCTTGTCCATCGGGGAAGCAGTCGCAGTCTTCGCTGCCGGGATCGGCGCCGGCACGATCAACACCATCGTCGGATCCGGGACGCTGATCACCTTCCCGGTACTCCTCGCCTTCGGCTTGCCGCCCGTCACGGCCAACGTCTCCAACACCCTTGGCCTGGTGCCCGGTTCGCTCAGTGGCGCCATCGGCTACCGCCGCGAGCTGGCCGGCCAGCGCCGCCGTCTGCTGCGCTTCGCCGCCTTCGCCCTCATCGGCGGCCTCGGCGGAGCGATCCTGCTGCTGGCGCTGCCCTCCAAGGCCTTCGACACCATCGTCCCGGCACTGATCGCCGTCGCGCTCGTGCTCGTCGTCGCACAGCCCAAGCTCGCCGCGAGGGTCCGCGCCCGGCGCGAGCGCAACGGCACCACCGCCCACCCCGACGGCGGCCCCGCCCTGCTCCTCGGCCTGATGCTGGCCAGCGTCTACGGCGGCTACTTCGGCGCCGCGCAGGGGGTCATCTACGTCTCCCTGATGGGCGTGCTGCTCAACGAGGACCTTCAGCGGATCAACGCCCTCAAGAACGTCCTCGCGGCCGTCGTCAACGGCGTGGCGGCGGTCTTCTTCCTCTTCGTCGCGGAGTTCGACTGGACCGCCGTCGCCCTGATCGCGGTGGGCTCCACCCTCGGCGGCCAGCTCGGCGCGAAGGTCGGCCGACGGCTGCCGCCCACCGCACTGCGCGCCGTCATCGTCCTCGTCGGCCTGCTGGCCATCGTCCAGCTCCTCCTGAAGTAG
- a CDS encoding HNH endonuclease, protein MRETLVLNASFEPLSTVSLRRAVVLVMQDKAVVEHAHPGLRIRAASVDVPVPQVIRLSRYVRVPFRQRAPWSRRGVLVRDQHRCAYCGRRATTVDHVVPRSHGGGDTWLNTVASCAEDNHRKADRTPEQAGMRLLRRPFEPTPADALLSTLGVSVRDALPEWLAVPA, encoded by the coding sequence ATGCGCGAGACGCTGGTGCTCAATGCGAGCTTCGAGCCGCTGTCGACGGTGTCGCTGCGGCGGGCGGTGGTGCTGGTCATGCAGGACAAGGCCGTCGTCGAGCACGCTCACCCGGGGCTGCGGATCCGTGCCGCTTCGGTGGATGTGCCGGTGCCGCAAGTGATCAGACTGAGCAGATACGTCCGGGTGCCGTTCCGACAACGGGCGCCGTGGTCGCGGCGGGGGGTGCTGGTGCGTGACCAGCACCGGTGCGCGTACTGCGGGCGCCGGGCGACCACGGTGGACCATGTCGTGCCGCGGTCGCACGGCGGTGGGGACACCTGGCTGAATACCGTCGCCTCATGTGCGGAGGACAACCACCGCAAGGCGGACCGTACGCCCGAGCAGGCGGGGATGCGGCTGCTGCGGCGGCCGTTCGAGCCGACGCCGGCGGACGCGCTGCTGTCGACGCTGGGGGTATCGGTGCGGGACGCGCTGCCGGAGTGGCTGGCGGTGCCGGCCTAA
- a CDS encoding YbhB/YbcL family Raf kinase inhibitor-like protein, whose product MSELKRRPLPHDFHPPVPEFTVLSEEVEPGGTLRPEQVFAEGNRSPQLRWEGAPTGTKSYAVTCYDPDAPTGSGFWHWSLFDIPASVTELPAGAGSGEMKGLPEGAVHVRNDYGTREFGGAAPPPGDGPHRYVFTVYAVDQEKLGPDADASPAVVGFNLRFHTVGRAQLIAEYEIPAAG is encoded by the coding sequence GTGTCCGAGCTGAAGCGGCGGCCGCTCCCGCACGATTTCCATCCGCCGGTGCCGGAGTTCACGGTGCTGAGCGAGGAGGTGGAGCCGGGCGGGACGCTGCGGCCGGAGCAGGTCTTCGCCGAGGGGAACCGTTCACCGCAGCTGCGGTGGGAGGGTGCGCCCACGGGGACGAAGAGCTACGCCGTCACCTGCTACGACCCGGACGCGCCGACGGGCAGTGGCTTCTGGCACTGGTCGCTGTTCGACATTCCGGCGTCGGTGACGGAGCTGCCGGCCGGTGCCGGGTCCGGGGAGATGAAGGGGCTGCCCGAGGGCGCCGTTCATGTCCGTAACGACTACGGGACCCGGGAGTTCGGTGGCGCGGCGCCGCCGCCCGGAGACGGTCCGCACCGCTATGTCTTCACGGTGTACGCGGTGGACCAGGAGAAGCTCGGTCCGGACGCGGACGCCTCGCCCGCGGTGGTGGGCTTCAATCTGCGGTTCCACACCGTCGGGCGGGCCCAGCTGATCGCCGAGTACGAGATTCCCGCGGCGGGCTGA
- a CDS encoding sporulation protein, translated as MGFKKLLASLGAGGASVETVLFEENVVPGGVVQGEVRIQGGSVAQEIQGLSVGLQARVEVESGDEEYKRNVEFTKVQLGGEFTVQPGAAHTVPFGLEIPWETPITTFLGTHLHGMSVGVTTELAIARAVDSGDLDPVNVHPLPAQQAILDAFGRLGFRFKAADLEQGHIRGTRQKLPFYQEIEFHAPQQYRGLNQVELSFVADDREMDVVLEMDKKPGLFSEGSDTYRSFTVGLNDFEGTDWAAYLNQWLAEVGGKRNWL; from the coding sequence ATGGGATTCAAGAAGCTGCTGGCGAGCCTGGGAGCCGGGGGCGCGTCGGTGGAGACGGTGCTCTTCGAGGAGAACGTCGTCCCGGGTGGGGTCGTGCAGGGCGAGGTGCGGATCCAGGGCGGGTCGGTGGCTCAGGAGATCCAGGGGCTGTCGGTCGGACTCCAGGCGCGCGTCGAGGTCGAGAGCGGCGACGAGGAGTACAAGCGGAACGTCGAGTTCACCAAGGTGCAGCTGGGCGGGGAGTTCACGGTGCAGCCGGGTGCGGCGCACACCGTGCCGTTCGGGCTGGAGATTCCGTGGGAGACCCCGATCACCACGTTCCTGGGGACGCATCTGCACGGGATGAGCGTCGGGGTGACGACGGAGCTGGCGATCGCCCGTGCGGTGGACTCCGGTGATCTGGACCCGGTGAATGTGCACCCGCTGCCGGCGCAGCAGGCGATCCTGGACGCGTTCGGGCGGCTCGGGTTCCGTTTCAAGGCCGCTGACCTGGAGCAGGGGCACATCCGGGGGACGCGGCAGAAGCTGCCGTTCTATCAGGAGATCGAGTTCCATGCGCCGCAGCAGTACCGCGGGCTGAACCAGGTCGAGCTGTCGTTCGTGGCGGACGACCGGGAGATGGACGTCGTCCTGGAGATGGACAAGAAGCCGGGGCTGTTCAGTGAGGGGTCGGACACCTACCGGTCGTTCACGGTCGGGCTCAACGACTTCGAGGGGACCGACTGGGCCGCATACCTCAACCAGTGGCTGGCGGAGGTCGGCGGTAAGCGGAACTGGCTCTAA
- a CDS encoding DNA-3-methyladenine glycosylase, whose product MTDVPERMPLTRDFFDRPVVDVAPDLLGRTLLRNTPDGPITLRLTEVEAYDGETDPGSHAYRGRTARNAAMFGPPGHAYVYFIYGMWFSLNVVCGPEGKASGVLLRAGEILTGAPLAAARRPKARSANELAKGPARLATALDIDRTLDSTDLCTGGDAPLSLLHGEPPAPERVRNGPRTGVGGDGADHPWRYWIADDPTVSPYRRHVPRRRTTTAT is encoded by the coding sequence ATGACCGACGTACCGGAACGTATGCCGCTCACCCGTGACTTCTTCGACCGTCCCGTCGTGGATGTGGCACCCGACCTGCTGGGCCGCACCCTCCTCCGCAACACCCCCGACGGCCCGATCACCCTCCGGCTCACCGAGGTCGAGGCGTACGACGGCGAGACCGACCCCGGCTCCCACGCCTACCGAGGCCGCACCGCACGCAACGCCGCCATGTTCGGCCCGCCCGGCCATGCGTACGTCTACTTCATCTACGGAATGTGGTTCAGCCTCAACGTGGTCTGCGGCCCCGAGGGCAAGGCGAGCGGTGTCCTGCTGCGGGCCGGCGAGATCCTCACCGGCGCGCCCCTGGCCGCCGCCCGCCGCCCCAAGGCCCGCAGCGCCAACGAGCTGGCGAAGGGCCCGGCCCGCCTGGCCACCGCCCTCGACATCGACCGCACCCTCGACTCCACCGACCTGTGCACCGGCGGCGACGCCCCCCTCTCCCTGCTCCACGGTGAGCCGCCGGCCCCCGAGCGGGTACGCAACGGCCCGCGCACCGGCGTCGGCGGAGACGGCGCGGACCACCCCTGGCGCTACTGGATCGCCGACGACCCCACCGTCAGCCCGTACCGCCGCCACGTCCCCCGACGCCGCACCACCACCGCTACTTGA
- a CDS encoding tetratricopeptide repeat protein, producing the protein MPIPEDVTGDEIDKDVRQELLSLPKTLAEDVAKNLVMVAKLLDEDPEQAYGYSRVALRLASRVAAVREAAGFAAYAVGKYSEALAEFRAARRMTGSVELWPVMADCERGLGRPEKAMAMAGEPEVQKLDKAGQVEMRLVAAGARRDMGQADAAVVTLQSPELASSAVHPWTARLRYAYADALLAVGREDEARDWFARALEADQGGTTDASDRLAELDGVEFTDALEEDDELDGAEDDGAQDEADSAKD; encoded by the coding sequence CTGCCGATTCCGGAGGATGTCACCGGTGACGAGATCGACAAGGACGTGCGCCAGGAGCTGCTGAGCCTGCCGAAGACGCTTGCCGAGGACGTCGCCAAGAACCTGGTGATGGTGGCGAAGCTGCTGGACGAGGACCCGGAGCAGGCGTACGGGTACTCGCGGGTGGCGCTGCGGCTGGCCTCCAGGGTCGCGGCGGTGCGTGAGGCCGCGGGCTTCGCGGCGTACGCGGTCGGCAAGTACAGCGAGGCGCTGGCGGAGTTCCGGGCGGCGCGGCGGATGACCGGCAGTGTGGAGCTGTGGCCCGTCATGGCGGACTGCGAGCGTGGTCTCGGCCGTCCGGAGAAGGCCATGGCCATGGCCGGCGAGCCCGAGGTGCAGAAGCTCGACAAGGCCGGACAGGTCGAGATGCGGCTGGTCGCGGCCGGTGCCCGGCGGGACATGGGCCAGGCGGACGCGGCGGTGGTGACGCTGCAGAGCCCCGAGCTCGCGTCGAGTGCGGTGCACCCGTGGACGGCACGGCTGCGGTATGCGTACGCGGATGCGCTGCTGGCGGTCGGGCGCGAGGACGAGGCGCGTGACTGGTTCGCCAGGGCGCTGGAGGCCGACCAGGGCGGTACGACGGACGCCTCGGACCGGCTCGCGGAGCTGGACGGCGTGGAGTTCACCGACGCGCTGGAAGAGGACGACGAGCTGGACGGCGCCGAGGACGACGGTGCGCAGGACGAGGCGGATTCCGCGAAGGACTGA